The window ATCCTAGAAACAACACAAAAGACACCAATGATCCTCATCAGTCAAGAAATGTGTAAACTGCCATTTTATATATGCATCTGAATATGAAAAACAGACGGGTTAACATATGTACTCATTTATAAATTAAGGTGGAGTATTGTATCAGCATAGTATTGCTTAGTGACAGTTTTACATGCAATACTTAAAGGACACCTACAGGGTCATATCACACATGTTTCAGGGACCATCAATTGCGTGTTCTTATCTTTATCCTGTCATATTCTCAAAAGTCTCAAAGAAGCATTAAGTTTTTGAATATAAGTTCAAGAGATTTTATGTAAAATCACTCTAAAGCCTCTATTATTGAGATAAAGATTAAAAATGATCCAATAACTATTTCCTTGTTGATCAGAGATCTAAGCGACTTTATTAATTGTCATTAGAGAGGTACCAAGACACCAGAGAAGATTGCTGTTGAATGTGGCTAGTTTTTGAGTTTTTCATGTTTTTAGCtttcaaactaaacatgaaacGAAGAGGCAAAGAAATATTCCCATTTTAATGGTGGAACTGGACAGTTTATTGGAATCGTCCTTCGAAGTTTAAGTTCTAGCTATATGTAATCTACTGAATACTCCATATGATGAGAGATACTTCGATTTCTTAAGCCAGCTAAGCATTCAAGAAGTTCACCAACCAATATACTTTTCCTCTTTCTTATATTGCCAATCCTATTATTctgttgtttttcaaatttttcctctCAAATAATTTGTTGAGCACCATCTATTGAGTTTCTGTTTCTTTACACTTACATCAGTTAAATTCAGTGATAAGTTTCAATGACAAAGTAGCGGAAAGGAATGGTTGTCATTCTACGCACAATATAATTCATCTTCCACTGTCAAGAGGTACTTGGCCATATATAACCATATTGATTACTCTCACTAAGACatttttatttccaaaatttataatttcttATAAGTCTATGTTTGCACTTCGTTTTTACATCTCTACATGTGATGTTGATCTACATGACTTTTGGAAACACTCATTTGCGTAAATATGGTTTAATTTCCATGAGACTTATCATATAAACAAAAAGGGGATCTGTTCATTGCTAGTTTATTATAATAAGCGCTTGGAACAGAACAAGAGGAACTAAAAAAATGAGCAAGAGATAGCCCAAAGGAATAGACACACAATATTTTatgcaacaaacaaaacaaaccttTTTCTTCATCATAACTAAGAACCCATGACCTCCTTGCACGAGTTGAGAGAATACTTCGCGGAAATGTTTAGCCACGCCCTTGAACGTGCGCTCAATTGATTCATCCTTCCTCATATCCAAAACTGATATAAGTTCCTTGATTTTCTGCCAATATTGATGCAAGGCAAATGAAAGAAGTCAAACTAAGAACTGCTGTCAATACATAAACATATAAGTCCAAATCCACAAAATACACGACTTATATACCTCATCACCAGCATCTAATTCAGCTTGCCTTCTTTGGAGTTCTTCTCTTTGCTCGGTGAAATTTACATATTGATCAAGTGCTTTTTTGTTTACATGGCTGAATTGTTTCAGCTGCTCGTTACACTTGTGCAGCATCTTATATAATTCTTTTACATTCCTTCTTTTGTACCTAGAATTTACACCCTCATTATATTTATAGCCAACTGGCAATTAAACAGTTCCCACTATTATGTCAGAAGAACAAAAGCCAATGCACCTATCTAAGGTAATATACGTATGTAACTTCCTTTTTTTGGGCCTAGTGCGAAATAAAATTTGAGAGGTCAAAAACGTATAAAATGCGCACAGATTAAACAACTGAACACTTTGAACATCACAAGAACACATGTTTATACTATAAGGCATGCTTTAGAGGATCTCTGCCTTTTCTTTTATAAACTTTTAAACCCCCCACccgaacaaaaaataaataaaaggttgaAGAGGGAAACAAGGAAAAATAACAGGTTTAAAAGTTATTCCTTTCATGAAGCATATACATTAAAAAGGGACTAAAAAGAGAGGCAATTTTGACCAGCAGATTAAGGATGATAGCTTACTGCCTTACTCTTGAATACCAAATGCAGAAACACACAAGTATGAACAAGATCAAACCCATATGAAAAGAGATCTACACATGCTGTCCTCAAGAGCTTTAAGATAAGACAGCAATCTAGACCACAGTCTTACAGCGGTCAAATTGACGCTTCTCGCTTTCGACAACCATCAATTTTACACGATTCCCTAACTTTGTTTCATCTAGCTGACAAATGGCACCCAAATGTATCAGAAATATGTCCATCTTGAATTTCAACGTTCTGGTGCAAAAATACAAGAGATTTCACAGTTGACGCGATTTGGTGTGGCATTTCaaccagtgttatcaaaggcgaaaagcgcaaaaaagctctaaggtccaTTGGGGttttaagcgcaaagcgcaaataaagcgtgggctttaatgaaaaaaAGCGCAAcggaagaaaaagtaaaaaatatgcatgtagtccaagactaatcagtataagcatgaataacaaatatatgaacaaagaaattgaaaaacaattcacaataaagtgaaatatcaattgtttaaggACGCATGTTCAGGATTACACTCATTGGCAAAGAAAAGTATGACTTAGAGCTTTGATGCAACACTAAAGCGCCCACAAAGCAAGGCGAAGCGGTCAACAtattttgagcctcgcttcagaGCTTAAGCGCGCTTTAAGCACGCCTGTGACAACACTGATTTCAACTAGATAAAAACACTTGAAAAAGTTCAAACTGGACTCATGACAGTTTACAATGTTTTGATGAACGATGATTTGGAAGGCACACGTGACGCAAGTTAAGGCCAAATAGCCTCAACGCAGTCATACTTTGTGAGACTATACCTTCTAATAATTTATATGCCTTAAAGGTTCTTCTGCATGcaaaaagaagattttttttttttttgtgcgaGACTGAACATGCAGAAAGAAGATATTTAAAAACGCAATTTAGTCATTAGGTCTTACTCTAATATCCCATGGAGGTTTACCAAACAAACCAAACGTATTGAACAGCTTAGACTTCACCCTTTATGTAACTTTTTTCAATATGCCCCATATGTATCACTTTTCCTTCATTGATTTAGATTTTGTAAAATCGATACCTAAAGGGCATCCTTTCAGGGAATTCACCTCTTCACCCTATAATAATAACACAGTTTATGATTATTATAGTCACTAACAGTTGTATGTACATCCGGCATGTTTTTGAAAAGATCTGtcaaaataaacaataaaagaaaataaaagcgAAATAGAGTTCTTCATATTCAAATGCCGAAAAGGATATATGCAAATTTAGAGAAGAGCAATACGTCTCAAAGGCATCAGAAGATAAAGGACCCAGTTCCCGAATTTTCTTCGAGTACTCTTCTTGCTTGGCAAGATAGGTGTTCCGTTTACTTAGTAGCTGCTCCAATTCTCTTGCTTCATCCTGAAGTGTATTCTGATACTCATCTTCAAGAGCCTATAAAAAAATTATGTATTAGCGCAAAGCTAAACAGGCCTTTATGAAGCTGCAATATAAAATATTTACCTTCAGCTTATCCTTGTCCTGTTTGATCTTCTTGAGCCTCTTGTTTCGTTCATCTATACTTCCAGAAACCCCTGTGTAGGCCATTTTTGTATTAAGAATTTTGAACATATACAATACCAGAAGCTTCAAAATCAAATAAAGGACTCACTTGTAAGCTCTTCAGTCACATGGTCAACTAGTGACTCTGCATCCTTAAGTTCCTGATTCTTGCTCTCAACTTCACCCTGTAGCATATCAACGTCGACAGAAGAATTCATCGCCACTAACTCTTGTTTTCGTCTTTCAAGATTTGTTGACAGATTCATCTCAAGCTCCTCTTTTCTAGTTTCAGTCTACAAAAGCCGAGAAAAAATCAGCTACTGATTTATGTGTCATATATTGATTTCAGTAATCCTGACGTCAACAAACCTCTATCCGATTTGCCCTGCACGCAATCAGCTTCTCCTTCAGAGTCGTAATTTCAGGGTTCAAGCGTGACAAAGAATCTCGCTCTTCTGGTGTTAAATGATCAACAAGATCTGTTCCCATTTCATCTTGTTTCATAGCTATACTAGCTCTTAGCTGATCTATTTGACTCAAAATATTACCAAGCAGTTTCTCCTGCAAACATTGACAGTctataattaaagaagaaatgcaGTAGCGGCAAGAGCTCCAAAAGTTTTTCAAGAGGAGGCACCTTCTTTTGAAGAGCTTTTAAGATGGATTGTCTCTGTCTGTCAGCATTACGGATATCTTGTTTAAGCTGTTCTAACTCAGACTTGTCATGAGCCAGGGCAGCATCATTTTTCTGCTGCTCAGCCACAAGTTCATTAATTTTCTGGTCTATCTGTGGGAAAGGCTAAGTGAAAGCATAAAAGGTAAACGGTCTATAATGAACATCCTTAGAACACTGGATAAATAATGCCGGTGACACCAAGAAAGGAGAATTACAAGATCTTGTATTCTTGTTGTCGCCAGTAACATTCTAATCCACACAAAAGAAGTGTTTGCAAAACTTTCTGAGTGAAAGGAAGTAACCGATGCATGTCAGTACAATAAAAAGGGATATCATTATtccaattaattattaaaaaaaatgaatggcATATACATTACTTCTGTCCTTTTTGAAGTTTCATAAGTCTCAATGCCCATTAACTGCTTTAACACATTCCAAGCTCAAGTGAGTAGACTTATGTTCTTATAGTATTAGTCAATCGGGAGCATACAACGCATAGGTTACCTTTGACAAGTTTTTGTCATTTCACATTTTCCACCCTACCTTAACTTTCTGTGGTACCTTAAGCCAGAAGAATGACTTGATTAACATGGCAGAGCGGATGCCAACCTGAAAATATCTCCACTTTAATCCAACTTACACTAAATTAATTAATGGATTTTTGGTACGTCAAGGTCTCTACCTTTAATATAAACAGCAGCTACCATGAATTCAATTCATGAGTTGGTGTCCACCCAGACCCCGGCAAGGAGGATACTTTAAGATTATTCAAACGATTTAATTAAATACAAATGATATCCACTGGATCAAATTCGCATGAAATTGAACAGATCCTAGAGCAACAGCAGAATTGCTCCTTCGATGACCTTACAGTTGGTCCTTACACGTTCGGGGCGTGGAAACAACATCTTCGCACAAAAGGAAGGGGAAGGATTTGTACGGTATACTCCCATTCTCCCCCTACCTCACACTATCCAAGGAACACTTCGTGCACGGTAAGCCCTTTAGCAAATCAAAATGATGAGAAAAGAATGAACGTGCTTTTTTAATGATGGGGGTGTTCGAGCCAGCTTGGtgcacctcgactattccactgggtacctgctacctcccaccagcacagATACCCTATCCACCAAGGCTTAggcagatgggaagaaatcacctagtgtttttctACCTCCGATGGGATTTGAAGCTGAAAACTCATGGTTCTACTCCCATTTCATTGACCACTAAGCCACCCTTGGGTGCAAAGAACCCACATGTAATTATAACATTACTGAGTGTTTCATAAAAAAAAGTTTCTAGTTTGAATTAAAATCATATCTCCGAGTAAAACCACTGGTCTTGTAACGTAGTCAAAGACTCAGATTTGTGATATCCAGCACAAATGAGTGAAGTGTGTGAAGAAGCCAAGGGAGTTACCTTGAGCAATAGTAGAAGCAAGGATCAAAAAGAATAATACGCTAAAATAAAAAGGTACTGAACAATATTAAAGGAAAATTTTAGTAGAGGTTGCAACCCAGTAAGGATATCTTGAAGTTTATATCTAACTTCCTCAAGTTCACGCTCCTTCAGGTTGATGGACACTATATTCTGTTTGATGGTGCTCATAAACCTCAATTTTGAGCGTCTATAGTCATAAAATCCACCGGTCATTCCCCCCTTTTTACTAACTTGGTCACCTACGTAAAGAAGTCCGGTCAGATCAGGCTAATGCAACTAAACACCAATCAAAGTAATCACAACAAGGTGTCTCAAATTCTAACCTTCCAGAGTAATGCAGTCAAGCCCATCAGCACGAGCAACCCTGGTAGCAACATCCAGATCTTTACAAATTACGGTTCTTGCAAACACCTGGCAGAGATAAATATAGAAACTCTTAACTGGAACTAGAGAAATGAGAAGTAGCAACAGCTTTACTAAATATACTAAAGTTAAAAGAATACAAATACAAAACGAATCAAGATGTTTAACAGATTAGAGAAGAAAAAGCAcagccacaaaaaaaaaaaaaaaaaaaatactcttttatGGAAAAAGTATATAAAGATCCAATAGAGAACTAAATATCTATATTGTgaacaaatatttaaattgttctgaTTTTAAACAGATTAGGCAAGTGAAGATCTACCATGAAAGCCCACAGGACCAGCCACAAAAGGTTGGTTAATTCATGACTGAAGTGATGAAACTAAAAAATTCTTAACTGACCTGCTTAAATGCTTTTTCATATACATCAGAAAACGTCAATTTCTTCACAAGCGGAATCACATCAGAACTATTTGGATAATTAACATGTGGAGCCTTAACCCTGTTCAATGGAATAAATGTAACTCGTCCACCTTTTTGTGCATTGAGGTGTCTAATAATTTTAGTTGATGTTTCATCATTATCAACCACCACATGGAATAAGCTGCAAAGACAGAGAGAAGATGTCATGTGAGTATAAGCATTGAATAGATGCAAAGCAGCATTACAGCTTGGCAAGCTGCATAAGACAATAATCAGTAGCTTGTTGTTCTTGGAAGAACTTTGATCAATACCTGTTTCCAGCAGTAACTTCAACAGCTGTAAAAAACTTTTCATCACATACAAGCAACTCAAAAATCGGGCCAAATACTCCAGAAATTTCATACTCTCTGCATATCCTCCTCACAGAGTTCAGACCCCTTCTGATATCCtgagaatttaaaataaatagaatGAAAAATCTAGAATCTTTGTAGCGCAGGAATACATGGCCATTTCGGGTGAGTTGGAACAAAGAAGTGGCATAGTATTCATCCGTCCCTGTTTGTCTTCTATTCCTACTTCTCAGAACGAAGATCTAACAACTAAGGACAAGCATAGGAATGCTGTCTCAGacaatgagagaaataaatgTAAGATGCTTTGAAAATCAGAAGACCTTAATTCAGAGAGTTAAGTATTAAACATCTCAAGGCTCTAAGTCTTAAGTTTACTTAAGAAGTATATAGGACGGACTTAAGAGCCTATCCACTTTCCGGGCACATTTGACCTATCACAGTTTGTATTCTTTTGTGCATTCCCTAATTTTATGTCAGTTCTTATAGTAGCTGTACATATGGTACCACCTACGTAAGTTCCATACCACCTACATCAGTTCTTTCCAGTGATCTTATCTTTTAACATAATAGACCTCATATAATACTAGACTTAGCATGTCTCTCATGAGTAGGTCTTGTAGGTTGTGACACGAAATACCTATATTTCACTGATACATCACAGTTCCTGGGATATTTGATTTCTTTTGCCCCAGAAATTTTAGTTCTTCAACTACCACAACTCGTGATACCACTCACTTCAGAACTTGTTTAGGCTCAAAAGTCGAGACCAAGGCATTCCACTGGACCATCCTCCCAGGTGAACACATAATGCCCATTACATGCATTTACGACAACACCTACTGATAACAGGAGCAATTCGAAGCACCAAACTGACCAACAAAAAGTTGGATAAACAACATCGTAAAGACTTCAAACCAGGACATTTGGCAATCGAGTGTTAAATATTAGAAGACCAGATTACTTATCATTGATGAAATAAACGGCAAAACGAAAAGTACCAAGCAAGGTTGAGACTATTTAACCCAGGAATGTTACATAGATTACATGTCAAAGCAGTTACTCACGCCAGGAGTTGCATGATCTAGGCTTTTTTCTGCCTTCACAACTTCAGCCTTGAGCCGTTCAATTTCAGTAGTGAGCTCGGTTTCCTGTGTCCACAAAGACCTGAACGAACACAAAAGTAGGAAGTTGTAGAATTCAGATATTTCTAAATAAATAATGCTGTTCAAAAACACTCATATAAACCTAACAAACTGAAATATAATCATACTTCCTCTCATCATGCATCTTGTCTCTCTCCACTTTATACTGATTATAAGCATTTCGATAGCCAGATATGAGGATTTCTTTTTTGTCCACTTCAACTCTACGATGCTTGATTATATCATCTTGATCTCTCATGTCTTTTTTGAGCTGATCAATTTCATCTCTAAGCTTTCTCTCCTgagataaaaaaaggaaaaaagaccATTAAGTATAGAATTATAATAATCACAATAAGTATTAACTTTTCCACATTATTGTGGTTAGCGTGACGCTTCTTATTTAAGGTGAACAACAGAAGACAAACTAACACTGACAAGAGAGAAAAAGGGAGCTTGCAACTAAACGATGCATATGACAGGAATAATCAAGGACACAAAAAGGACGAGATTAATAACCTCTGAGATGTATTGAGTGAGAGTGAAGAAATAAAGATAGTCAGTCAACAAAAGCAGCCTAGTTCCATGAGTATGAAAAGGATATTAGTTGATTATGAACAATTACTGTTGGCTAAATAATTTGATTTTTCCCCCTTTTAAGTTAAAGATAGGAATATTtagattttttgaaagaaatctaGTATGCTAAGCATAATAAGAAAGAAGACATCTAGAAAGTGGATCTGCCAGAATTTATTTGCAGGTCTAGAACCTACAGATGGTCAAACATCGCAGCTAAGAGGAACTTTCAGCTGGTTAATAGATGCTAGTCATCCCTGCAAAACTCAGGTGTTTGGGATTATGTTGAGCTCAACCTCGAGACATCAGGAGGCAGTGGAAGGTTGGAATATGTGGAAAGTTGACAAAGCCAGTAAGTACTTTTGGTGCCTTTGGCAAGAAAAGAATAGCAGATGTTTTGATGGCATATAAACTCCAAATCACACTTTAAAACCTAAATGGCTTTTGTATCTTTTTAGTTGGAATACTCTCTCCCCTGTTAATAATGCTGTCTCCCTCCTAGATTTTATCAGTTCATTTACTCTTAAGCTTAATCCCTATGCTTTTTGCTTTTTGGTTAGCTCCCTGGGCTGAGTTCCGTAACGATGTATTCGAGCTAACATCTACTTATCTTTGTAattttgcatcttcttgatgccagcAATGAAACACCTTATTTCATCCCCAAAAAAAAAGAACTAATCGCCAGTGGCATCTAATTTAAATTTAAGACATCTGCTTGCTCTGATCCACATTGGATATATGTCCAACTATGCCTTGTCAGAACAAGTGGTATATATACTTAATTAGAGAAAATAACCAAAATGGTCCTTAATGTATAAGGGATGGATTATTTTGGTCCTTACTGTATACCACTTAACAGATATGGCCCTCCATGTATACAAAAAGTTGACACATGTAGTCTCCAATCCTAACACTAACAGTACACCTCAAATTTCCAGTTAAATTTAACCACAAATGTCATGTGCATCTCACGTGAGGTGCCATAAACACAACCAGAACATAAAAGAAAGCTTCGGCCTGCTCATCTGAGTTGGCGACACCGATGTATGCTTCAGGCAACAAACCTTTTGCCGGAGAAAGAGATTCAGCGAGGATGTCGGGGAGTATGTTGAGATCTGATAGGATTTAAAGACTCTGTTAACACGACTCTGTTATCGAATTGACTCTGTTTCCATATCCTTCCTCATGTCCAGAACTTTTAATCCATCTTAGGAACTTGCAATGAGCTCAATTTGTCAACACTGAGTCTATAAGTTCCTTCATCAGTGATTGATTCgtatttacaacaacaacaaacattgAGTCTATAATTTCCTTCATCAGTGATTGATTCGTATTTAACTATGTAAATCTTCAATCACTCTTTCGCATAGCCAGAAGAAATCGTGCACTCTGCTTTGAGTTCAACAAGTGAAGAGATAGAAGAGACGTAGTAAATTAACAGCATATCCCAAGTGGTTCAtacaaggtactccctcttcaaAAGCCTACTCAGTACCCTCGTAGAACTGTAAAAGAGCATATGGAATATTGGAATTTTTCATAAAATTGATGTGTTTCATAATTTCAGTAATGGCCATGGCCACTTTACACCTAGTCATATTATTATGAAACGAACCACCTTAAGCATCTTAGTGGAATGAACTAACTCACGAACAACTCTTGCAGAATCCTTTGAGATCCTAATAGACATTAGATAATTCTTCCAAGTTGGTATATTGATGGCGTCTTGAGCTTCTGCCTTTGATCTTCCAGCAACAACCGGACAAATCAACTTCCTCCAATAGAGTGAGGGACTGCAACAATGTGTCCAGATCGAGTAGGAAGGTTTGCTCCAGCGTTTTGTGTTTATGGCAACTCGCGTGAGATGCACATGACATTTGTGGTTAAATTTAACTTGAAATTTGAGGTGTACTGTTAGTTTTAGGGTTGGAGACTACATGTGTCAACTTTTTGTATACATGGAGGACCATATCTGTTAAGTGGTATACAGTAAGGACCAAAATAATCCATCCCTTATACATTAAGGACCATTTTGGTCATTTTCTCTACTTAGTTATATCTAATTCTTCATCAGCTAAGAAGCATGCTAATTGGTTTCAAATTATATTTGGAAAATTCTTTTCAAAGCAGAAAACAGCCTTGTTTGGCTTAAAAACAAAATCAGTTTTCACAGAATCACAATACCAAATTATATTGGTTTCTGAAAACAAAAACCAACTCAAACTCAGCTCtcctaattaatttttttgataTCTAAAAAACAAATCTATTCCAAGCAGTTACTCTCTAGAAAACCAAGATAGCCTAAACACAATCTAAAACCAAACATGGAGTAGTTTTCCAAAAATGTTCTCcagatgtattttttttttaaaatacttgtAAAGGAAACATCTTTTGAAAATCAATTCTACCAAAAACTAGACCAAAATGAATCCCAAAACACTGTTAAATTAACTAACGTTTAACGGATTTAATATAGCcaaccccaacttgtttgggactgaagcataattgttgttgttgtcgacCTGAGATGAGTTTAAATGGAGAAACATGATCAGTGTGGATTCATATAACcaaccccaacttgtttgggactgatgCATAGTTGTTGC is drawn from Nicotiana tabacum cultivar K326 chromosome 22, ASM71507v2, whole genome shotgun sequence and contains these coding sequences:
- the LOC107765531 gene encoding structural maintenance of chromosomes protein 3 yields the protein MYIKQVIIEGFKSYREQVATEDFSPKVNCVVGANGSGKSNFFHAIRFVVSDLFHNLRSEERQAFLHEGAGHQVLSAFVEIVFDNSDNRMPVDKEEVRLRRTIGLKKDEYFLDGKHITKTEVQNLLESAGFSRSNPYYVVQQGKIASLTLMKDSERLDLLKEIGGTRVYEERRRESLKIMQETGNKRKQIIQVVQYLDERLNELEQEKEELKKYQQLDKQRKSLEYTIFDKELHDARQKLNEVEEARTKVAENSTEKYNSVLEAHEKSKELEKLSKDLTKEIQILSKEKEAVEKQRTEAIRKRAKLDLDYKDLQEKMSTNIKAKDDAQKQLILLEREIQETKNALNDIKPLHERQVKEEEDITRGIMDSEKKLSILYQKQGRATQFASKAARDKWLQKEIDEYERVLSSNVTQERKLRDEIDQLKKDMRDQDDIIKHRRVEVDKKEILISGYRNAYNQYKVERDKMHDERKSLWTQETELTTEIERLKAEVVKAEKSLDHATPGDIRRGLNSVRRICREYEISGVFGPIFELLVCDEKFFTAVEVTAGNSLFHVVVDNDETSTKIIRHLNAQKGGRVTFIPLNRVKAPHVNYPNSSDVIPLVKKLTFSDVYEKAFKQVFARTVICKDLDVATRVARADGLDCITLEGDQVSKKGGMTGGFYDYRRSKLRFMSTIKQNIVSINLKERELEEVRYKLQEIDQKINELVAEQQKNDAALAHDKSELEQLKQDIRNADRQRQSILKALQKKEKLLGNILSQIDQLRASIAMKQDEMGTDLVDHLTPEERDSLSRLNPEITTLKEKLIACRANRIETETRKEELEMNLSTNLERRKQELVAMNSSVDVDMLQGEVESKNQELKDAESLVDHVTEELTRVSGSIDERNKRLKKIKQDKDKLKALEDEYQNTLQDEARELEQLLSKRNTYLAKQEEYSKKIRELGPLSSDAFETYKRRNVKELYKMLHKCNEQLKQFSHVNKKALDQYVNFTEQREELQRRQAELDAGDEKIKELISVLDMRKDESIERTFKGVAKHFREVFSQLVQGGHGFLVMMKKKDGEDDDNDPDDDEPRADMEGRVEKYIGVKVKVSFTGQGETQSMKQLSGGQKTVVALALIFAIQRCDPAPFYLFDEIDAALDPQYRTAVGNMVRDLADRGSTQFITTTFRPELVKVADKIYGVIHKNRVSRVNVISRDDALDFIEHDQSHN